The proteins below come from a single Chloroflexota bacterium genomic window:
- a CDS encoding FAD-dependent oxidoreductase, with protein sequence MSEQKYDVVVVGGGMGGMCAGALAVKEGYRALVVEKRPMIGGRFSTEDVEGFKIMTGAPFIHQSGWVPKVCKEVGVEFDRTPCLEVFYWLKGEEYKLPLQHRMNALFEICNRIAANKAKLMGNIVKEIATQKIMTSIHSAVSNPEKLGSTTIKEWLLRYTDNEDVHGIFDAISVGMLMAHSYEIPVYNFFHFMATQKGFNDVDLSTYGNLANMKKLADVVKAKGDVWTNCSVKKIMVNKGMATTVIVEKDGKEVEIPCKAAISNIGIRETVQLCGEENFTEDYLADMRVKMRPAPITIIHIASEQPLCMAGGETGAMLVANARRITDAIPLTNSCPALAPKGQHLTWACATPPSTLFPIDPEEEERQCMKDIDTVFPDWKKKGGRILKMEIRNIDHDLPEGRTWLGPAYNMPRETPVKNLFNVGDAVCSPGIGGTSGCAESAKRVIETVKKQRLIK encoded by the coding sequence ATGAGTGAGCAGAAGTATGATGTAGTGGTTGTTGGTGGGGGTATGGGTGGCATGTGCGCGGGCGCTCTGGCGGTTAAGGAAGGATATCGGGCGCTGGTGGTGGAGAAGAGGCCGATGATTGGCGGCAGATTCTCCACGGAGGACGTCGAAGGATTTAAGATAATGACCGGGGCACCGTTCATTCATCAATCGGGATGGGTGCCGAAGGTATGCAAAGAGGTGGGGGTGGAGTTCGATCGCACCCCTTGTCTGGAAGTCTTCTACTGGTTGAAGGGTGAGGAGTATAAGCTGCCCCTTCAACACCGCATGAATGCCTTGTTTGAGATCTGCAACAGGATAGCGGCCAATAAGGCCAAGCTTATGGGTAACATCGTAAAGGAGATTGCCACCCAGAAGATCATGACGAGCATCCACAGCGCCGTCTCAAACCCTGAAAAGCTAGGGTCTACCACGATCAAGGAATGGCTGCTGCGCTACACGGACAATGAAGATGTCCACGGCATCTTTGATGCTATCTCCGTTGGCATGCTAATGGCGCACTCCTATGAGATACCGGTGTACAATTTCTTCCATTTCATGGCCACACAGAAGGGATTCAATGATGTTGATCTCTCCACCTACGGCAACCTGGCCAACATGAAGAAGCTGGCCGACGTGGTTAAGGCCAAGGGAGATGTGTGGACCAACTGCTCGGTGAAGAAGATCATGGTGAACAAAGGGATGGCCACCACTGTGATCGTGGAGAAAGATGGCAAGGAAGTCGAGATACCCTGCAAGGCGGCAATCAGCAACATCGGCATCAGGGAGACAGTGCAGCTTTGCGGGGAAGAGAACTTCACCGAAGATTATCTGGCTGACATGAGGGTGAAGATGAGGCCTGCCCCGATCACCATCATTCATATTGCCAGCGAGCAGCCGCTTTGCATGGCTGGTGGAGAGACTGGTGCCATGCTGGTGGCGAATGCGAGAAGAATTACGGACGCCATTCCGCTGACCAACTCCTGCCCAGCGTTAGCACCAAAGGGGCAACATCTGACCTGGGCCTGCGCTACACCACCCTCTACCCTCTTCCCCATTGACCCTGAAGAGGAAGAGCGGCAGTGTATGAAGGATATCGACACGGTCTTCCCCGACTGGAAGAAGAAGGGCGGGCGCATCCTGAAGATGGAGATCCGCAATATTGATCACGACCTGCCGGAGGGCCGGACCTGGCTCGGGCCAGCCTACAATATGCCCAGAGAGACTCCGGTGAAGAACTTATTCAACGTCGGTGATGCCGTATGCTCACCTGGCATCGGCGGCACGTCTGGATGCGCCGAGAGCGCCAAGCGCGTGATCGAGACGGTGAAGAAGCAGCGCTTGATCAAATAG
- a CDS encoding 3-oxoacyl-ACP reductase FabG, giving the protein MPAATERRIRVDLGLTGKTAIVTGGSSNIGRGIVLALAKERANVVITYRDEKQAHKTAEDANALGGRALPIRTEVVERESVENMVKKTLEAFGRIDILVNNVGGGNEGPSLVDKPYEEIEKEIKVNYWSVIHTCKSVSRHMMDQNYGRIINIGSDVARSGSARNPIYAASKAAVIGLTKSLARQLGRYNVTVNCVLPGWTMPEKPEDVGQGSFWYGEKARQVFSPEFMEKQVKGLPIRRTGTPRDIACMVAFFASDCASYITGQTIAVDGGAVME; this is encoded by the coding sequence ATCCCCGCGGCTACTGAAAGGAGGATAAGAGTGGACTTAGGCCTTACGGGCAAAACGGCGATCGTTACAGGAGGCAGTTCAAATATTGGTCGCGGTATAGTTCTGGCGTTAGCCAAGGAACGGGCCAATGTAGTTATAACCTATCGCGATGAGAAGCAGGCGCATAAGACAGCAGAGGACGCGAATGCACTGGGTGGGCGTGCTCTTCCCATAAGGACGGAGGTCGTGGAGAGGGAGTCCGTGGAGAACATGGTCAAGAAGACGCTGGAGGCCTTTGGTCGCATAGACATCCTGGTGAACAACGTCGGAGGTGGAAACGAGGGCCCATCTCTTGTTGATAAGCCTTACGAGGAGATTGAAAAGGAGATAAAGGTCAATTACTGGTCGGTGATCCACACCTGCAAGTCAGTGTCCAGGCACATGATGGACCAGAATTATGGCCGTATTATCAATATCGGCTCCGACGTGGCGCGGAGTGGGAGTGCCAGGAATCCCATCTATGCGGCGAGCAAAGCGGCCGTAATCGGGCTGACCAAGTCGTTAGCCAGGCAACTGGGGCGGTATAACGTCACTGTCAACTGCGTTCTTCCGGGGTGGACCATGCCAGAGAAGCCAGAGGACGTTGGCCAGGGCAGCTTCTGGTACGGGGAGAAAGCCCGCCAAGTGTTCAGCCCTGAGTTTATGGAGAAGCAGGTGAAGGGACTCCCAATACGGAGGACGGGGACGCCACGGGACATAGCCTGCATGGTAGCGTTCTTCGCCTCTGACTGCGCGTCATACATCACAGGTCAGACCATAGCTGTTGACGGCGGAGCTGTTATGGAATGA